GGACGAACAGCTCGAACAGGTCGCCGCGTGGTTCGCCGCGCAGAAGGGAGACCGGCCATGAAGCGCCGCGAACTGCTGCAGGCCGCCGGCGCGGCGGTGGTGCTGTCCGGTTGCGCCGCCGTGGCGCCCCGCGCGAAGCCGCACGTGGTCGTCATCGGCGGCGGCTACGGCGGCGCGACGGCCGCGCGCTACGTGCGCATGTGGAGTGGTGGCGAAGTCGACGTCACGCTGGTGGAACCGAATGCGGCATTCGTTTCGTGCCCGTTGTCGAACCTGGTGCTGGGCGGTTCGCGCCGGATCGGCGACCTGACATACGGCTACGACGCGCTCGCGGCCCGTCATGGGGTGCGCATCGTGCGGGACAGCGTCACGAGTATCGATATCGACAAGCGCACGGTGGCGCTGGCGAGCGGCGGCCGGCTGGCCTACGACCGCCTGATCGTCTCGCCAGGCATCGAATTCCTGTTCGCTGAACTGCCGGGCATGGCAGCCGATGGCCCGATCCTCCATGCATGGAAAGCCGGCGCGCAGACGGTCGCGCTGCGCGCGCAGCTCGAAGCCATGCCCGATGGCGGCGTGTATGCGCTGACGGTGCCGCCGGCGCCGTACCGCTGCCCGCCCGGTCCGTACGAGCGAGCTTGCCAGGTGGCGCATTACTTCAGCCGCCACAAGCCGCGCTCGAAGGTGCTGCTGCTCGATGCGAACGAGGATGTGGTTTCGAAAGGGCCGCTGTTCAAGAAGATCTGGAAAGAACGCTATGGCGGCATCGTCGAATATCGGCCGGGCTTTCGTGCGGTGGAGATCGATGCGGCCGGCCGCACCGCCGTTTCCGAGCTGGGCGAAAAGGTGAAGGCGGACGTACTCAATGCGATACCGCCGCACCGCGCCGGCGCGATCGCTTCCGGTGCCGGGCTCGCGAACGTGAACGGGCGCTGGTGCGAAGTCGATTTCCTCACGTTCGCATCGGCGCGGGTACCGAACGTGCACGTGATCGGCGACGCGATCCAGACTGCGCCGCTGATGCCCAAGTCCGCCCACATGGCGAACCAGCATGCCAAGATATGCGCCGCGGCGGTCGTCGACCTGCTCGCCGGCCGTGCGCCGAACCCCGCGCCGGTGCTGACCAACACCTGCTACAGCTTCGTGTCCGACCAGGATGTGATCCACGTCGCTTCCGTGCACGCCTGGGATGCGGCCAGGAAAACGCTGCTCGTGGTGGCGGGGTCCGGCGGCGTGTCGAAGGAGGCGAACTCGCTGGAAGGGGCGTATGCGATGAACTGGGCCGCCAATATCCGGGCCGATACGCTGGGGTGAGCTGCGGCCCGCCCGGAGGCTTCGCCCGGTGACTCCGCTATAATCGCCGGCCGCTTTCCACCCTTTCCGTTTCATGCCCATCGACTGGTTCTCGCCGGCGCAATGCGTCGGCTACGTTGCGTTCGTGCTCGGCGTCGGCTCCTTCCTGCAGACCGACGACCGCCGCTTCAAATTGTTCATGGCCGGCGAATGCCTGGCGTACGTCGTGCACTTCGCGCTGCTCGGCAACCCGACGGCCGTGGCAAGTTCCACGATGTCGCTGCTGCGTTCGCTGCTGGCGCTGCGCACCCGCTCGGTCTGGGTGGCGCTGGCGGTCGTGGCGATCAACATCGCCCTCGGACTTTACCTGGCAAGGCAGCCCAGCGACTGGCTGCCGCTGACCGCATCGTGCCTGGGCACGCTGGCGCTGTTCCTGTTGCAGGGTATTCCGATGCGGCTGGTGATGCTGGTGGGGACGTTCTGCTGGATCGCCAACAACGTGATCGCCGGTTCGGTCGGCGGCACGGCGCTGGAAGTGGTGGTTGCCTTGGTCAATATCGTGACTATTGGGCGGATGGCGCGGCAACGGGCGGCGCTGGTCGCCTGATTGCCGGAGATGGAAAGTCTCTTGGTATTGTTTCCCGAAACAGCGAGTAAACAAGCTCCATGGCAATACAAACTCGAACTCAGGTTGGCGAATTTTCCCAATGACGGTTAAGACTGGTCAGTCCGGTTCCGCCCCAAGGAGACGTTTACCCATCAGTCCTGGAGTACACCCCAGGAGTCAGGTTTGCATTTTGAAGTGATGGCTGGCCGGAATGGGCCAATCATCGAGAGGCCATCGCCGCCGTGCGGGGTTTGGTGAACAGATTTTTTGCTGAGAAGATTAATTCAAGAACTAAGCTTGGTGACCCAATATCAGGTTCCGGTACCGGATTTTCCGAATATTGTGAGACTGGGCCAATTTGGTTATGTGCTAAATAGTAAGTAGATATATGACTATTTTATTGAAAATTAAACAATATCTTGCCACAAGACATTAAGTAAAAAATAAATCTGCTACGTTGCATTATTATCTTTAAAAGAAGATAATGAGCTGACTATGGTTTGGCAAGTATTCCTGCGGAGGATCGTAATGGTGGGCGGTGATAACACAAGTAACACCACCGGGAGGTGGGGTTACTGTGTAACGGCTACTTACTCAGAGATTTGTACTTTTTCGCGGTCGAAATGTAGTGCTTTGCCGTTGAACTGCAGAGTATATTTTAATCCCTCGATGTATTTGACCGGTACATCGTCAGCATCATTGCAATCCTCTGTAATAACTGTAACTCCGCTGTATATGGAAGAAAGGTTATCCGTGGTGTACGTTGTATGGAATTGAGTGGTTTCAGGAATCAGTATCCCGTCTTTGTCTGTTGGTTCGGGATAGTATTTTCCCATGGATTCCGTTGTCCATTTTCCATTATATCCATGATATACGACGCAAACATCGCTGCCGTCCTTCCGTCGCACCCTGATCATTCGATCACTCGTGGAGCTGGGGAGAGATACTGGTTTCAAAGTCTGGAAATTTGCTTCCCATCGACGTGGAATCGGGCTTTCAGCATAATCATAAATAACAGCGATGCCGGCTTTTCGATTGTAAGCAACCGTGCGTATCGCCTTGTTAAGAAGTGGCTGCCATTGGGGTGTTGCTTTATCGGTAAACTGACGATATGCATTGGTGGCATCACCCGTAGCGATTGACCAGGGTTTATCATCGTCATCTTTATGGTAATAATTAATCAACTTCCCACTCGCTTGCATTGAAAAAACGGGCAAATTTGGTTTGTCAGTATTGTAAGCCTGGCCGAGGCCATCATCGAATGTAATGGCATTTTTAAACCTTGTCGCACGTCGCGTTGCCTGATATACCTCGCCTCCATAGGAGGGATAAATCCCGCCAGAAATGAAGATATCTTCGCCTCTTGAGACAAATGTAAATGCATTATTGTCAGCATGATTATGGCTGAACGATCCGAGCTTGCTTGACCGGAAGTAAAGGCTCGATCGGAGAGGGTCGGAAGATATGGAATGCATTGCTACCGTTCCAGCGTCTTCGAATAGATAGGAAGCCGGCAGGATTGGCGTATTTCCCGGAGCTGAAATCTGCGAATCTATTCCATACATCAAGAAGGAGTAGATTGACTTAACTACAGTTGGCACTGTCTCAGTAGTCTCGGTGGCATACCATTGATCAATCTCGCGACGTGAAAGATGAGCAAACAGGCGATAAGTTGAGTGTGCATATGATAGATATGTTCCACGTTTTTCTGTTGCATCGCCAAACGCCCCCATCACTGAATCGAAAATCCGGTGACGTGGAGTGAATGCGATGAAATTATTCACTATGTTAGCGAACGGCGGCGTTTCATGCAGATTCGCACCTGCTATGATCCGATATGTTGCGAGCATGGGGGCATAAATTTCCATGGCCATCCAGCCATAGAAAGTGCCGTCGCCAAGGGCGCTGTCGGCACTGCCTCCCCAAGCGCCCATTGTAGTAACCATGCGCTCCCATGATTTTGCAAGTTGCTGGTAGTTTGCATCGATCTCGTAATTTTTTGTTTGTATTCCGGATGCATACATCAGTGTTTGGGTAACGTAATGTACTGCCGCGAGATTATGGGAGTCGAGAGGTTTTCTGGATAGGTTGGAGTAATAGCTGTCGCCATTTAGATTACCGTCGAGTTTGGTTGTGGTAATCTGTAATCGTTCGTTAATCGCAACAATCACTGTGTTAATTTGCGCTTCGGACATTTGGTTCTGCAACAGATCCAGGCCTAACGCCAGCGTGCTCATGATGACACGATTTGCTTGGTCATCAATATATTCGCTGGTAACACCGTCTAGCCCAGTTTTCCATGTT
Above is a window of Pseudoduganella dura DNA encoding:
- a CDS encoding NAD(P)/FAD-dependent oxidoreductase, producing the protein MKRRELLQAAGAAVVLSGCAAVAPRAKPHVVVIGGGYGGATAARYVRMWSGGEVDVTLVEPNAAFVSCPLSNLVLGGSRRIGDLTYGYDALAARHGVRIVRDSVTSIDIDKRTVALASGGRLAYDRLIVSPGIEFLFAELPGMAADGPILHAWKAGAQTVALRAQLEAMPDGGVYALTVPPAPYRCPPGPYERACQVAHYFSRHKPRSKVLLLDANEDVVSKGPLFKKIWKERYGGIVEYRPGFRAVEIDAAGRTAVSELGEKVKADVLNAIPPHRAGAIASGAGLANVNGRWCEVDFLTFASARVPNVHVIGDAIQTAPLMPKSAHMANQHAKICAAAVVDLLAGRAPNPAPVLTNTCYSFVSDQDVIHVASVHAWDAARKTLLVVAGSGGVSKEANSLEGAYAMNWAANIRADTLG
- a CDS encoding YgjV family protein, with the translated sequence MPIDWFSPAQCVGYVAFVLGVGSFLQTDDRRFKLFMAGECLAYVVHFALLGNPTAVASSTMSLLRSLLALRTRSVWVALAVVAINIALGLYLARQPSDWLPLTASCLGTLALFLLQGIPMRLVMLVGTFCWIANNVIAGSVGGTALEVVVALVNIVTIGRMARQRAALVA
- a CDS encoding heparinase II/III domain-containing protein; its protein translation is MIKFLALSISLMGVAQAAPTIEYFYSDSNHVVPGQSINLYWKVEGATRIILNGLAVTGNSTNVVIPSAAASSAVSYKLDVSDIAGNIVSKTITPQPGKMLNGERITEAYVPGCTFTTADFFTNHFVPRIEPRDCTEVKVTQPIFVWPQVPDMATGVNMTFTLSRVNSDNTRQVVYTTNTTTPRIILPSNIMTPGSYIWKVSYINRNNQAKTSNERRFIFNEMKYANMPAASAVIAAVMARPHPRVLPRDANKQPISAAILQQKIAAGLEKPAFDKYFYQAKQVDIGNKDYTNSVVLPEPATKEQAFNVAKAQMNAVEWLAFASHLDTSLDATAIARYRTKAIDRMVATATWKTGLDGVTSEYIDDQANRVIMSTLALGLDLLQNQMSEAQINTVIVAINERLQITTTKLDGNLNGDSYYSNLSRKPLDSHNLAAVHYVTQTLMYASGIQTKNYEIDANYQQLAKSWERMVTTMGAWGGSADSALGDGTFYGWMAMEIYAPMLATYRIIAGANLHETPPFANIVNNFIAFTPRHRIFDSVMGAFGDATEKRGTYLSYAHSTYRLFAHLSRREIDQWYATETTETVPTVVKSIYSFLMYGIDSQISAPGNTPILPASYLFEDAGTVAMHSISSDPLRSSLYFRSSKLGSFSHNHADNNAFTFVSRGEDIFISGGIYPSYGGEVYQATRRATRFKNAITFDDGLGQAYNTDKPNLPVFSMQASGKLINYYHKDDDDKPWSIATGDATNAYRQFTDKATPQWQPLLNKAIRTVAYNRKAGIAVIYDYAESPIPRRWEANFQTLKPVSLPSSTSDRMIRVRRKDGSDVCVVYHGYNGKWTTESMGKYYPEPTDKDGILIPETTQFHTTYTTDNLSSIYSGVTVITEDCNDADDVPVKYIEGLKYTLQFNGKALHFDREKVQISE